A section of the Agrococcus sp. SGAir0287 genome encodes:
- a CDS encoding PD-(D/E)XK nuclease family protein, whose protein sequence is MASHAYEFLEEPFVGAFEPPAPVNVFTLTGTARVEPVASTVLAFLLDPNERHRFGTTFVDALVTLLDGAATERGPFDAGRCAGSSEWSVTTETRAGVGDRVDVLLENEHLDVAIVVTTGAEPGSDERGRQLARIRDVRATVVEATIARARTRPDLATDATHRIHSLAYDDLFDAADAALYDVGPVAEQRSLELYAQFRESMSERIARMTIEHEQRRLDELWSAIGQRQDQVLDFFTALDAANAVLVARATRLRRAIDERLHAAGAPHSSSIVNAGDHAWGRSRGERALVYLGFAPSTGGAIELLVGWLPRTGTFGYAVHAHRERERPPRTWDHIPLGLPFDADEDAVADRFAHLALRWAAGERPD, encoded by the coding sequence ATGGCGTCGCACGCGTACGAGTTCCTCGAGGAGCCGTTCGTGGGCGCGTTCGAGCCGCCGGCTCCGGTCAACGTCTTCACGCTCACCGGCACGGCGCGGGTCGAACCGGTCGCATCCACCGTGCTCGCCTTCCTGCTCGACCCGAACGAGCGCCACCGATTCGGCACGACGTTCGTCGACGCGCTCGTGACCCTGCTCGACGGTGCCGCCACCGAGCGCGGGCCGTTCGACGCCGGCCGCTGCGCGGGCTCGAGCGAGTGGTCCGTGACGACCGAGACCCGCGCCGGGGTCGGCGACCGCGTCGACGTGCTGCTCGAGAACGAGCACCTCGACGTCGCCATCGTCGTCACGACCGGTGCCGAGCCGGGCAGCGACGAGCGCGGCAGGCAGCTCGCACGCATCCGCGACGTCCGCGCCACGGTCGTCGAGGCGACGATCGCCCGGGCACGCACGCGACCCGACCTCGCGACGGACGCTACGCACCGCATCCACTCGCTCGCCTACGACGACCTCTTCGACGCTGCCGACGCCGCGCTCTACGACGTCGGCCCCGTCGCCGAGCAGCGCAGCCTCGAGCTGTACGCGCAGTTCCGCGAGTCCATGAGCGAGAGGATCGCGAGGATGACGATCGAGCACGAGCAGCGACGGCTCGACGAGCTGTGGTCGGCGATCGGCCAGCGGCAGGATCAGGTGCTCGACTTCTTCACCGCGCTCGACGCGGCGAACGCCGTGCTCGTCGCGAGAGCCACACGCCTGCGACGGGCGATCGACGAGCGGCTGCACGCCGCCGGTGCTCCACATTCGTCCTCGATCGTCAATGCGGGTGACCACGCCTGGGGACGCAGCCGCGGCGAGCGCGCCCTCGTCTACCTCGGGTTCGCGCCGAGCACGGGTGGTGCGATCGAGCTGCTCGTCGGCTGGCTGCCGCGCACCGGCACCTTCGGGTACGCCGTGCACGCGCATCGCGAGCGCGAGCGCCCGCCGCGCACGTGGGACCACATCCCCCTCGGCCTTCCCTTCGACGCCGATGAGGATGCGGTCGCCGACCGCTTCGCCCACCTCGCGCTGCGCTGGGCGGCGGGCGAGCGCCCCGACTGA
- a CDS encoding HNH endonuclease family protein: MSGFLRSGFGLLSIVALLLSVVALVGSLVLPRMLGAGQPSSSPAAEPVASGSPSSSPSVTPSEPASTPSPSAPVEAAPPPAPPTAAEGALQALATIPVTDASAWVPDYRRAEFGDAWIDVDGNGCSQRQDVLMRDLDQIVMFADGSCRVQTGVLDDPYTGVLVPFQHGEQTSQAVQIDHLVPLALAWRSGAWAWSPEQRVQFANDTSLLLAVEGGINQSRSDSDLAEWLPPEADARCGFVITIVEGVARYGLSMTAASHATAEAVLTGCGDEPGIVPAD; the protein is encoded by the coding sequence GTGAGCGGCTTCCTCCGCTCGGGATTCGGGCTGCTCTCGATCGTCGCCCTGCTGCTCTCGGTGGTGGCGCTGGTCGGATCCCTCGTCCTCCCGCGGATGCTCGGAGCGGGGCAGCCCTCGTCGTCGCCCGCCGCGGAGCCGGTCGCGTCTGGGTCTCCGAGCTCGTCGCCGAGCGTCACGCCGTCGGAGCCGGCATCGACGCCGTCACCGAGCGCGCCCGTCGAGGCGGCGCCGCCTCCTGCGCCGCCGACGGCCGCTGAGGGTGCGCTGCAGGCACTGGCGACCATCCCGGTCACCGACGCCTCCGCCTGGGTGCCCGACTATCGACGTGCCGAGTTCGGCGACGCGTGGATCGACGTCGACGGCAACGGCTGCAGCCAGCGGCAGGACGTGCTCATGCGCGACCTCGACCAGATCGTCATGTTCGCCGACGGTTCGTGCCGTGTGCAGACCGGCGTGCTCGACGACCCGTACACCGGCGTCCTCGTGCCGTTCCAGCACGGCGAGCAGACGTCGCAGGCGGTGCAGATCGACCATCTCGTGCCGCTCGCGCTCGCCTGGCGCAGCGGTGCGTGGGCGTGGAGCCCAGAGCAGCGCGTGCAGTTCGCGAACGACACGTCGCTGCTGCTCGCGGTCGAGGGCGGCATCAACCAGTCGCGCAGCGACTCGGATCTCGCGGAGTGGCTGCCGCCGGAGGCCGATGCGCGCTGCGGCTTCGTCATCACGATCGTCGAGGGCGTGGCACGCTACGGCCTGTCGATGACGGCGGCGTCGCATGCGACCGCCGAGGCGGTGCTGACCGGATGCGGCGACGAGCCGGGGATCGTGCCCGCGGACTGA
- a CDS encoding excalibur calcium-binding domain-containing protein, with amino-acid sequence MDERAMGWMPDRAEAAQDWAQQRAQSLPWARGEQRVPNPMAPAPGPTVPVPNPTAAMPMPGGVPVPTAPIPQRSPGAVPNPMAFAGAPGGGHPFDGGGRAKRRWPRVLLIGAGALTLFALGSCAGGLGQAGEVQSLQSELATTTTELAGAIAESDELQLLVDEQAEDVLAAEDEVDELASTLTSVEAELATAQTDLAAAQSTVAERDATIASLQAELATAQAAAAAPAPAPVAAVPQAAAPAAPVAPSNVYYQNCTAARQAGAAPVYAGQPGYGPHLDRDGDGVGCES; translated from the coding sequence ATGGACGAGCGTGCGATGGGTTGGATGCCCGACAGGGCCGAGGCCGCGCAGGACTGGGCGCAGCAGCGTGCGCAGTCGCTGCCGTGGGCGCGCGGCGAGCAGCGGGTGCCGAACCCGATGGCGCCGGCCCCCGGACCGACAGTGCCGGTGCCGAATCCCACGGCGGCGATGCCGATGCCCGGCGGCGTGCCCGTGCCGACGGCACCCATCCCGCAGCGCTCGCCTGGCGCCGTGCCGAATCCCATGGCCTTCGCCGGTGCGCCGGGTGGAGGGCATCCGTTCGATGGCGGCGGACGCGCGAAGCGCCGCTGGCCGCGCGTCCTCCTCATCGGCGCCGGGGCGTTGACCCTCTTCGCGCTCGGCTCGTGCGCCGGAGGGCTCGGCCAGGCCGGGGAGGTGCAGAGCCTGCAGAGCGAGCTGGCGACCACGACGACGGAGCTCGCCGGTGCGATCGCCGAGTCCGACGAGCTGCAGCTGCTGGTCGACGAGCAGGCCGAGGACGTCCTCGCTGCCGAGGACGAGGTCGACGAGCTCGCGTCGACGCTGACGTCGGTCGAGGCCGAGCTCGCGACCGCGCAGACGGACCTCGCTGCCGCGCAGTCGACCGTCGCCGAGCGAGACGCGACGATCGCATCCCTGCAGGCTGAGCTCGCGACCGCGCAGGCGGCCGCTGCCGCACCCGCGCCCGCTCCGGTCGCCGCCGTGCCGCAGGCCGCCGCGCCTGCTGCACCAGTCGCGCCGTCGAACGTCTACTACCAGAACTGCACGGCCGCTCGGCAGGCTGGTGCTGCGCCGGTCTACGCGGGGCAGCCGGGCTACGGGCCTCATCTCGATCGCGACGGCGACGGCGTCGGCTGCGAGTCGTGA
- a CDS encoding APC family permease, whose translation MADAPAARTVEPDETGTKLKRGITTLLLFFFIVGDTLGAGIYTLVGTLAQDVGGALWVPLLLALVLALLTAGTYAELITKYPHAGGAARFAERAFKKPFVTFLIGFLMLSSGITTSAALANAFAGDYLQALVPNAPTVAVTLIFIALLILINIRGVRESLIANVGATLIEMTGLIIIIVIAALVIFGGGGDPGRLTTFADGVPPISGAFAATITAFFSFLGFEAAANMAEEVKDPSRSYPRALFGAILTAAVVYLAIAIGAAVVVPTDQLATSEGPLLEVITASGFSFPSWLFAIIALVAIGNGALLFMVMASRATYGLAEAKLLPKVFGAVLSGRRTPWVAILTVGIVTMAMSFVGDVGTLADTTVLLLVLVFISANISVLVLKKDQVQHKHFSVPRIVPVLALIASIGLLTQQSGTTWLIALGYVVVGTILFLIARIARKREHERGTAEPTRAIPLE comes from the coding sequence ATGGCAGACGCACCTGCAGCACGCACCGTCGAACCCGACGAGACCGGCACGAAGCTGAAGCGCGGCATCACGACGCTGCTGCTGTTCTTCTTCATCGTCGGCGACACGCTCGGCGCCGGCATCTACACGCTCGTGGGCACGCTCGCGCAGGACGTCGGCGGAGCCCTCTGGGTGCCGCTGCTCCTCGCACTCGTGCTCGCGCTGCTCACCGCCGGCACCTACGCGGAGCTCATCACCAAGTACCCGCACGCCGGCGGCGCCGCGCGCTTCGCCGAGCGCGCCTTCAAGAAGCCGTTCGTGACCTTCCTCATCGGCTTCCTCATGCTGTCGTCCGGCATCACGACGTCGGCGGCCCTCGCCAACGCGTTCGCGGGCGACTACCTGCAGGCGCTCGTGCCGAACGCGCCGACCGTCGCGGTGACGCTGATCTTCATCGCGCTGCTGATCCTCATCAACATCCGCGGCGTCCGCGAGTCGCTCATCGCCAACGTCGGCGCGACGCTCATCGAGATGACCGGCCTCATCATCATCATCGTCATCGCCGCGCTCGTGATCTTCGGCGGCGGCGGCGACCCGGGCCGGCTCACGACGTTCGCGGATGGGGTGCCCCCGATCTCCGGCGCGTTCGCCGCGACGATCACCGCCTTCTTCTCGTTCCTCGGCTTCGAGGCCGCTGCGAACATGGCCGAGGAGGTCAAGGACCCGTCGCGCTCGTACCCGCGCGCGCTGTTCGGCGCCATCCTCACCGCCGCCGTCGTCTACCTCGCGATCGCGATCGGCGCCGCCGTCGTCGTGCCCACCGACCAGCTCGCGACCTCCGAGGGTCCGCTGCTCGAGGTGATCACCGCATCCGGCTTCTCGTTCCCGTCGTGGCTGTTCGCGATCATCGCGCTCGTCGCGATCGGCAACGGCGCGCTGCTGTTCATGGTCATGGCCTCCCGCGCCACCTACGGCCTCGCCGAGGCGAAGCTGCTGCCGAAGGTCTTCGGCGCCGTGCTCTCGGGCCGCCGCACGCCGTGGGTCGCGATCCTCACCGTCGGCATCGTCACGATGGCGATGTCGTTCGTCGGCGACGTCGGCACCCTCGCCGACACGACGGTGCTGCTGCTCGTGCTCGTCTTCATCTCCGCGAACATCTCGGTGCTCGTGCTGAAGAAGGACCAGGTGCAGCACAAGCACTTCTCGGTGCCGCGCATCGTGCCCGTGCTCGCGCTCATCGCATCCATCGGGCTGCTCACGCAGCAGTCGGGCACGACGTGGCTCATCGCGCTCGGCTACGTCGTCGTCGGCACGATCCTCTTCCTCATCGCCCGCATCGCCCGCAAGCGCGAGCACGAGCGCGGCACGGCCGAGCCGACCCGGGCCATCCCGCTCGAGTGA
- a CDS encoding fibronectin type III domain-containing protein, translating to MAHAARTASVRSRHVLRSLLAGASAAAVALGGLLLAPAPAAQAASTIDQQNPRSAVDFVFDATVPFEETQTFTAGRSGLLDAVDFDVYEIAAPGTTITATLSAVGGSAPIAGSGSAQVLSTGWLHIPISQPPTVLAGSTYMVTFTGSGSGIVRFSTNENYPGGISGAGDDLVFRTYVQAGTAPSVSGTLPRATAGQPYAAGFVLQGSPTPTVRLWPGTSLPPGLTLSPSGVVSGTPTAAGTFDFAVDATNAFGAHSIAASIRVDPTVPGMVQDLAVGQQGDQMVLTWSAPRDTGGLPLSYRVRVGDRDWQTTDATSLVFDLAPGSRVDVTVLAINDFGFGAPSVVQATRITEPATPAAPTVEIVGPGSVRVTWVEPAMNGGTSRGYWVLTPNGTRFVSGLSIELDVPLGTVQEFRVSALNEVGQSAYSEPSSVYVPEAPRAPSGLSSFTSSDSVRLDWNAPFDPYGTPVQQYVVERLVGGVWVQHATLPGDRVGTYVTGLPLGEVSQLRVRAQNISGLGAPSGTVSVQPMRQPDAPTGLETQVGDGTIDVAWMAPAEDGGSAITSYVVQYRVGTDAWIDLPESEIDGTYAWIMDLANGVEVQVRVAARNGLGLGAFATVTATPRAVPGEPIGVVAVGGDRSIALTWAAPLYDGGADVFGYLVQQRIAGGEWTDVSSVAGTELALDDIANGTRVQLRVAATNEVGTGPWSTVVTAVPHTLAAAPDWQTVAPHEGGAVLSWTVPDGGGLPIDWYIVELRASGGEWMVFDRVPGYLPWTFLSSLVDGVTYEVRVHAVTGGGDGALSAVESFTPRRAPDAPTDLVAVPGDGSVTLSWVLGDDGGAPVTSVVVERRIDGGDWTAVDGVDDTQVVLTGLANGSTVELRVAAANDAGRGAWSAIATATPHTIAAAPTWIIIGPHAGGAFLSWTVPGDGGLPVDEFVVEVRAPGGDWEVVDVAPATRPSSLIFGLADGVVHEVRVHAVTAAGDGVPSAIESFTPRRVPDAPTSVVATPGSGSADVTWAAPAFDGGAPIGGYLVEHRAVGETAWTMLDPITAQSATIAPLDDGTAYEVRVTAFNAAGRGFWSDVVTVTPRSVPDAPTGVSALPASQSILVEWSAPAWDGGDDVTGYLVELHRLGDVDEDGAPRWTAPASVDVDGTTAVVSGLVDGQPYDVRVAAVNAAGTGPWSGYASTTPRSVPGAPATLAAAAGAGAVALTWTPPATDGGAPIQSWIVEHRVAGAQAWATPAGLEQASSTGVVVTGLADGTTYDFRVAAANVAGTGAWSEVVTATPSRVPDAVTGLEATAGDGIVTLRWDAPAFDGGSPIVEHAVTATIDGVDVPVDVVVDGTSAIVSGLQNGVPVTLSVAAVNANGAGTAVSVVATPFRFAPTLLGPGGAALAGSTLRAGDVVEIRASGLPAGAIAVVELHSTPIELGRGAVDADGVLAMSVTIPGGVEPGAHEIVVRLEAADADAPISRTPITIAGPIVTPPVVDPPAVTPPVAPVPAAPAPTGGAQASGGSDALPRTGVELLLLPMLLAGAALVLGGAAVRRRATTRRATAR from the coding sequence ATGGCACACGCAGCCCGCACCGCATCCGTCCGGTCCCGCCACGTCCTCCGCAGCCTGCTGGCCGGCGCATCCGCCGCCGCCGTCGCGCTCGGCGGGCTGCTGCTCGCGCCGGCGCCCGCCGCGCAGGCGGCGAGCACGATCGACCAGCAGAACCCGCGTTCCGCCGTCGACTTCGTCTTCGACGCCACGGTCCCGTTCGAGGAGACGCAGACCTTCACCGCCGGCCGCTCGGGCTTGCTCGACGCCGTCGACTTCGACGTCTACGAGATCGCCGCACCGGGCACCACCATCACGGCCACGCTCTCGGCCGTCGGTGGCTCCGCGCCGATCGCCGGCTCGGGATCTGCGCAGGTGCTGAGCACCGGCTGGCTGCACATCCCGATCTCGCAGCCGCCGACCGTCCTGGCGGGCTCGACCTACATGGTCACCTTCACCGGCTCCGGGTCCGGCATCGTCCGGTTCTCGACGAACGAGAACTATCCGGGCGGGATCTCCGGAGCAGGCGACGACCTCGTCTTTCGCACGTACGTCCAGGCCGGCACCGCGCCCAGCGTCAGCGGCACCCTGCCGCGTGCGACGGCCGGCCAGCCGTACGCGGCCGGGTTCGTGCTCCAGGGGTCTCCGACGCCGACCGTGCGGCTGTGGCCAGGCACCTCGCTGCCGCCCGGCCTGACGCTGTCGCCCAGCGGCGTGGTGAGCGGCACGCCGACGGCCGCGGGCACGTTCGACTTCGCGGTCGATGCGACGAACGCGTTCGGGGCGCATTCGATCGCGGCGAGCATCAGGGTCGACCCCACGGTGCCGGGCATGGTGCAGGACCTCGCGGTGGGTCAGCAGGGCGACCAGATGGTCCTGACCTGGTCGGCCCCACGCGACACGGGCGGACTCCCGCTCTCCTACCGCGTGCGCGTGGGCGACCGCGACTGGCAGACCACCGACGCGACGTCCCTCGTCTTCGACCTCGCACCCGGCAGCAGGGTCGACGTCACGGTCCTCGCGATCAACGACTTCGGCTTCGGGGCTCCGTCGGTCGTGCAGGCGACGCGCATCACGGAGCCGGCCACGCCGGCCGCGCCGACCGTGGAGATCGTCGGTCCGGGCTCGGTGCGGGTGACGTGGGTGGAGCCGGCGATGAACGGCGGCACGTCGCGCGGCTACTGGGTGCTGACGCCGAACGGCACGCGCTTCGTCAGCGGCCTCTCGATCGAGCTCGACGTTCCCCTCGGCACGGTGCAGGAGTTCCGCGTCTCGGCGCTGAACGAGGTGGGCCAGAGCGCATACAGCGAGCCCAGCAGCGTGTACGTGCCGGAGGCGCCGCGCGCGCCCAGCGGGCTCTCGTCCTTCACCTCCTCCGACTCCGTGCGGCTCGATTGGAACGCGCCATTCGATCCGTACGGCACGCCCGTGCAGCAGTACGTCGTCGAGCGTCTCGTCGGTGGCGTCTGGGTGCAGCACGCGACCCTCCCCGGCGACCGGGTCGGCACGTACGTGACCGGACTCCCGCTCGGCGAGGTCTCGCAGCTGCGCGTGCGCGCGCAGAATATCTCGGGGCTCGGCGCACCGTCCGGCACCGTCTCGGTGCAGCCGATGCGCCAGCCGGATGCGCCGACCGGGCTCGAGACGCAGGTGGGCGACGGCACCATCGACGTCGCGTGGATGGCGCCGGCGGAGGACGGCGGCTCGGCCATCACCTCGTACGTCGTGCAGTACCGCGTCGGCACGGACGCGTGGATCGACCTGCCCGAGTCGGAGATCGACGGCACGTACGCGTGGATCATGGACCTCGCCAACGGCGTCGAGGTGCAGGTGCGCGTCGCCGCTCGCAACGGCCTCGGCCTCGGCGCGTTCGCCACCGTGACGGCGACGCCCCGTGCCGTACCCGGCGAGCCGATCGGCGTCGTCGCGGTGGGCGGCGACCGATCCATCGCCCTGACGTGGGCGGCGCCGCTCTACGACGGCGGTGCCGACGTGTTCGGCTACCTCGTGCAGCAGCGCATCGCGGGCGGCGAGTGGACGGACGTCTCGAGCGTCGCGGGCACCGAGCTCGCGCTCGACGACATCGCGAACGGCACGAGGGTCCAGCTGCGGGTCGCGGCGACCAACGAGGTCGGCACCGGCCCGTGGAGCACGGTCGTCACGGCGGTCCCGCACACGCTCGCGGCGGCGCCCGACTGGCAGACCGTCGCTCCGCACGAGGGCGGCGCGGTGCTTTCGTGGACCGTGCCCGACGGTGGCGGCCTGCCGATCGACTGGTACATCGTCGAGCTGCGCGCGTCGGGCGGTGAGTGGATGGTCTTCGACCGGGTTCCCGGGTACCTGCCGTGGACGTTCCTCTCCAGCCTCGTCGACGGAGTGACGTACGAGGTGCGCGTCCACGCCGTGACCGGCGGAGGCGACGGTGCCCTCAGCGCCGTCGAGTCGTTCACGCCGCGTCGCGCGCCCGACGCGCCGACCGACCTCGTCGCCGTGCCCGGCGACGGATCCGTCACGCTCTCCTGGGTGCTCGGCGACGACGGCGGCGCGCCCGTGACGAGCGTCGTGGTCGAGCGTCGCATCGACGGCGGCGACTGGACGGCGGTGGATGGGGTCGACGACACGCAGGTCGTGCTCACGGGGCTCGCGAACGGCAGCACGGTGGAGCTGCGGGTCGCGGCAGCGAACGACGCAGGACGGGGCGCGTGGAGCGCGATCGCGACGGCCACGCCGCACACGATCGCGGCAGCGCCGACCTGGATCATCATCGGTCCCCACGCCGGCGGTGCCTTCCTGTCGTGGACGGTGCCCGGCGACGGAGGCCTGCCGGTCGACGAGTTCGTCGTGGAGGTGCGTGCGCCGGGCGGTGACTGGGAGGTCGTCGACGTGGCTCCCGCGACTCGGCCGTCGTCGCTGATCTTCGGCCTCGCCGACGGCGTCGTGCACGAGGTGCGCGTCCACGCCGTCACGGCGGCCGGCGACGGGGTCCCCAGCGCCATCGAGTCGTTCACGCCACGCCGCGTGCCCGACGCGCCGACGTCCGTCGTCGCGACGCCTGGCTCGGGCAGCGCCGATGTGACGTGGGCGGCGCCCGCGTTCGACGGTGGCGCGCCGATCGGCGGCTACCTGGTCGAGCACCGTGCCGTCGGCGAGACGGCGTGGACGATGCTCGACCCGATCACGGCGCAGTCCGCGACGATCGCGCCGCTCGACGACGGCACCGCCTACGAGGTGCGCGTGACGGCGTTCAACGCCGCCGGTCGCGGCTTCTGGTCCGACGTCGTCACCGTCACGCCGCGCTCGGTGCCGGATGCGCCGACGGGCGTGAGCGCGCTCCCCGCTTCGCAGAGCATCCTCGTCGAGTGGTCCGCGCCGGCGTGGGACGGCGGCGACGACGTCACCGGCTACCTCGTCGAGCTGCACCGCCTCGGCGACGTCGACGAGGACGGCGCGCCGCGTTGGACCGCGCCGGCGTCGGTCGACGTCGACGGCACGACCGCGGTCGTCTCCGGCCTCGTCGACGGGCAGCCGTACGACGTGCGCGTCGCGGCGGTGAACGCTGCGGGCACCGGGCCCTGGAGCGGGTACGCATCCACCACGCCGCGGTCTGTGCCGGGCGCGCCTGCGACGCTCGCCGCAGCCGCGGGCGCGGGCGCGGTGGCGCTGACGTGGACGCCGCCCGCGACCGACGGCGGCGCGCCGATCCAGTCGTGGATCGTCGAGCACCGCGTGGCCGGCGCCCAGGCGTGGGCGACGCCGGCCGGCCTCGAGCAGGCGTCGTCGACGGGCGTCGTCGTCACGGGCCTCGCCGACGGCACGACCTACGACTTCCGGGTCGCGGCGGCGAACGTCGCGGGCACGGGTGCGTGGAGCGAGGTCGTCACCGCGACCCCGAGCCGTGTGCCGGATGCGGTGACGGGGCTCGAGGCCACGGCCGGCGACGGCATCGTGACGCTGCGCTGGGACGCGCCGGCGTTCGACGGCGGCTCGCCGATCGTCGAGCACGCCGTGACGGCGACGATCGACGGCGTCGACGTGCCGGTCGACGTCGTCGTGGACGGCACCTCGGCGATCGTCTCGGGCCTGCAGAACGGCGTGCCCGTGACGCTCTCGGTCGCGGCTGTCAACGCAAACGGTGCGGGCACTGCCGTCTCGGTCGTCGCGACGCCCTTCCGCTTCGCGCCGACGCTGCTCGGCCCGGGCGGCGCAGCGCTCGCCGGCTCGACGCTCCGGGCTGGCGACGTCGTCGAGATCCGCGCCTCGGGCCTGCCCGCGGGTGCGATCGCCGTCGTCGAGCTGCACTCGACCCCGATCGAGCTCGGTCGCGGCGCGGTGGATGCGGACGGCGTGCTGGCGATGTCGGTGACGATCCCGGGTGGCGTCGAGCCCGGCGCGCACGAGATCGTCGTGCGGCTCGAGGCTGCGGATGCGGACGCGCCGATCTCACGCACGCCGATCACGATCGCCGGGCCGATCGTGACGCCGCCGGTGGTCGACCCGCCCGCCGTGACGCCGCCGGTCGCGCCCGTGCCTGCGGCGCCCGCCCCGACGGGTGGCGCGCAGGCATCGGGCGGCTCGGATGCGCTGCCGCGCACCGGCGTCGAGCTGCTGCTCCTGCCGATGCTGCTCGCGGGTGCCGCGCTCGTGCTGGGTGGCGCGGCGGTGCGCCGCCGAGCGACGACCCGCCGGGCGACGGCGCGCTGA
- a CDS encoding Cof-type HAD-IIB family hydrolase, translated as MPHASDARVVFLDVDGTIMDEAARVADSTIEAVRQARANGHTVLLATGRAPGEVPDHVAAIGFDGAITAGGGYAAIGDEQVLERTMDAELVARMVAVFQDAGVEYYLQSREGVYPTEGVHRLYAWYLREFAGETFEGIEPHEHPRVAPLVQREPLPTDHVAKAMFLGEDLGNFARISEALGPDFHVITGTMPNLGTASGEVSRAGVTKGAAIETLLPMLGFTAEQAIGIGDSSNDVEMFDVVGTGIAMADAVVEVRERASESTTGVLDDGIWNAFVRHGLV; from the coding sequence ATGCCGCACGCATCCGACGCCCGCGTCGTCTTCCTCGACGTGGACGGCACGATCATGGACGAGGCGGCGCGCGTCGCCGACTCGACGATCGAGGCGGTGCGGCAGGCGCGGGCGAACGGGCACACGGTGCTGCTCGCGACGGGCCGCGCGCCCGGAGAGGTGCCGGACCACGTCGCGGCGATCGGCTTCGACGGCGCGATCACCGCGGGCGGGGGCTACGCGGCGATCGGCGACGAGCAGGTGCTCGAGCGCACGATGGACGCCGAGCTCGTGGCACGCATGGTCGCGGTGTTCCAGGATGCGGGCGTCGAGTACTACCTGCAGTCCCGCGAGGGCGTCTACCCGACGGAGGGCGTGCACCGCCTCTACGCCTGGTACCTGCGCGAGTTCGCCGGCGAGACGTTCGAGGGCATCGAGCCGCACGAGCATCCGCGGGTCGCGCCGCTCGTGCAGCGCGAGCCGCTGCCGACCGACCACGTCGCGAAGGCGATGTTCCTCGGGGAGGACCTCGGGAACTTCGCCCGCATCTCGGAGGCGCTCGGCCCCGACTTCCACGTCATCACCGGCACGATGCCGAACCTCGGCACGGCGAGCGGCGAGGTGAGCCGCGCGGGCGTGACGAAGGGCGCGGCGATCGAGACGCTGCTGCCGATGCTCGGCTTCACCGCCGAGCAGGCGATCGGCATCGGCGACTCGTCGAACGACGTCGAGATGTTCGACGTCGTCGGCACGGGCATCGCGATGGCGGATGCGGTCGTCGAGGTGCGCGAGCGCGCGTCGGAGTCGACGACGGGCGTGCTCGACGACGGCATCTGGAACGCCTTCGTGCGGCACGGGCTGGTCTGA
- a CDS encoding NYN domain-containing protein, translated as MTERTTYLLVDGENIDATLGQSVLGRRPDPHERPRWNVLLDFAEQEWQQPAKGLFFLAVQETLPMSFVQALLAMGYTPVPLQGEGKVVDIAIQRTAEALRDRDDDVMLVSHDGDFAPQMTALAGNGRRLGLVAFGEFIATSLRQVPGIETFDLEYEVGAFTSRLPRVRVISIDEFDPAQFL; from the coding sequence ATGACCGAGCGCACCACGTACCTCCTCGTCGACGGCGAGAACATCGACGCGACGCTCGGCCAGTCGGTGCTCGGCCGCCGCCCGGATCCGCACGAGCGCCCGCGGTGGAACGTGCTGCTCGACTTCGCCGAGCAGGAGTGGCAGCAGCCGGCCAAGGGGCTCTTCTTCCTCGCCGTGCAGGAGACGCTGCCGATGTCGTTCGTGCAGGCGCTGCTCGCGATGGGCTACACCCCCGTGCCGCTGCAGGGCGAGGGCAAGGTCGTCGACATCGCCATCCAGCGCACGGCGGAGGCGCTGCGCGACCGCGACGACGACGTCATGCTCGTGAGCCATGACGGCGACTTCGCGCCGCAGATGACGGCGCTCGCCGGCAACGGCCGCCGCCTCGGGCTCGTCGCGTTCGGCGAATTCATCGCCACGAGCCTGCGCCAGGTGCCCGGCATCGAGACGTTCGACCTCGAGTACGAGGTCGGCGCGTTCACGTCGCGCCTCCCGCGCGTGCGCGTCATCTCGATCGACGAGTTCGACCCGGCGCAGTTCCTCTGA